DNA from Cottoperca gobio chromosome 4, fCotGob3.1, whole genome shotgun sequence:
CTTAAAATGTTTCTCTAAGTAAGTGTGCTGGGTTGTGTTTTAATCAATCTCCCCTTTTCTTTCCCCTCCCAGATGACTGATAATGGCATCAATCTACCTGATCATGTGACCTGCTCCATCCAGTGGGCTGATGCAGTGGTGCTGGTGTACTCTGCGACAGACCAGCGTAGCTTCGATTTGATCGAACAGCTGCACCAGCTGGTTGTTCGTACCGGAGGCGCCAACATGCCTCCGGTCATCCTGCTGGCCAATAAGGTGGACCTGCTGCACCTGAGGCGGGTCGACTCCCAGCAGGGCTCTTTGCTGGCGGGAACACTGGGCTGCTCTTTCTATGAAGTGTCTGCCAGCGAGGACTACAACCAGGTGCACAAGGCTTTCCACAGGCTGTGCTGCCAGCTAGCCAAGCAGCCGCCTCCTGCCTCCAACTCTGCCGGCGCTGCCACAGAGAAGAGGCGCTCGCCCCTCATCCCTAGGCCAAAGTCTCCCAATATGCAAGACCTGAAGAGGCGCTTCAAGCAAGCACTGTCAGCGAAAGTCAGGACAGTCACCTCAGTGTGAAGAGCACCAAAAGTTGAAAATGGTCCCGGGTGACCAGAGAAACGAAAGCACTCCGTGTGGacgaaaaaaaaaagtctgaatCAGTCTGGCTGAAGAAGGCAGATGTGAAATGAACAGCGGTGAGCTCTAAGTAGCGAGAGGCTGATTAATCTTGGTAATGACCTCTAAGTGGCAGGTGTCTGCTCTGTCAGATACCATGTGTGAGGAAAGGCAGTGAGGAGCTTCATCATCTGTTCGGGGGAAGAATCGACACCTGTGGACACAGAagcagctgtgtgaggctgACTGAGCCCCGGACTCTCTGCATATAAAATCAAAAAACTGTAAAGCAAGCTCTCCTGGCAACAGCAGCGCGGAGAGACGGCTTATGTTTAGCCGTGCTGCCCATTGTGGCTTTTCTGTATTCAGACTGCCACTGCATGGCACCAC
Protein-coding regions in this window:
- the rasl11b gene encoding ras-like protein family member 11B, with the translated sequence MRLIQNMTTIAEYSAAESSVPNRVIKMAVIGGSGVGKTALVVRFLTRRFIGDYERNAGNLYSREVQVDGEQVTIQVQDTPGVEMTDNGINLPDHVTCSIQWADAVVLVYSATDQRSFDLIEQLHQLVVRTGGANMPPVILLANKVDLLHLRRVDSQQGSLLAGTLGCSFYEVSASEDYNQVHKAFHRLCCQLAKQPPPASNSAGAATEKRRSPLIPRPKSPNMQDLKRRFKQALSAKVRTVTSV